Proteins from one Panicum virgatum strain AP13 chromosome 7K, P.virgatum_v5, whole genome shotgun sequence genomic window:
- the LOC120641112 gene encoding ycf20-like protein isoform X2 has protein sequence MFRPNKKSGRIFDETSKDRVLPGSGALWQTAYIVNISMASVSNSVAVGLPSYGLYAGAKFLSQGYRNFPRKSSYKYLRIRAVQGNDGRRRLVDIIRIIPELSRDYFRSRSRRALFGGIALLGGFYVAQTISLSFGALGVNDVIAAVVCVLLAEYVTKFYYSRPKVTFPIALLNNFKMGFTYGLFIDAFKLAS, from the exons ATGTTTAGGCCTAACAAGAAGAGTGGAAGAATATTTGATGAGACAAGTAAAGACAGGGTGCTCcctggatcgggtgctctatGGCAGACAGCTTATAT TGTGAACATCTCGATGGCAAGCGTTTCAAATTCAGTTGCTGTCGGTCTTCCTAGCTATGGGCTATATGCAGGCGCAAAGTTTCTCTCTCAGGGCTATAGGAACTTCCCGCGCAAATCCTCTTACAAGTATCTCAGAATCCGCGCAGTTCAGGGAAATGATGGGCGCCGAAGGCTGGTCGACATAATTCGAATCATCCCAGAGCTCTCAAgggac tattttagAAGCCGGTCAAGAAGAGCTCTTTTTGGTGGCATCGCGCTGTTGGGTGGCTTTTATGTTGCACAGacaatctctctctctttcgGTGCATTGGGTGTGAATGATGTTATAGCGGCAGTTGTTTGTGTCCTGCTGGCTGAGTATGTGACAAAGTTCTATTACAGCAGGCCTAAAGTTACCTTCCCTATTGCACTCCTCAACAATTTCAAGATGGGTTTCACATATGGCCTATTTATTGATGCCTTCAAACTTGCTAGCTGA
- the LOC120641112 gene encoding uncharacterized protein LOC120641112 isoform X1 encodes MFRPNKKSGRIFDETSKDRVLPGSGALWQTAYMYFPPRLPAPLILSLMVFKFGVNISMASVSNSVAVGLPSYGLYAGAKFLSQGYRNFPRKSSYKYLRIRAVQGNDGRRRLVDIIRIIPELSRDYFRSRSRRALFGGIALLGGFYVAQTISLSFGALGVNDVIAAVVCVLLAEYVTKFYYSRPKVTFPIALLNNFKMGFTYGLFIDAFKLAS; translated from the exons ATGTTTAGGCCTAACAAGAAGAGTGGAAGAATATTTGATGAGACAAGTAAAGACAGGGTGCTCcctggatcgggtgctctatGGCAGACAGCTTATATGTATTTTCCTCCCAGGCTCCCAGCTCCCCTCATCCTCTCCTTGATGGTCTTTAAATTTGG TGTGAACATCTCGATGGCAAGCGTTTCAAATTCAGTTGCTGTCGGTCTTCCTAGCTATGGGCTATATGCAGGCGCAAAGTTTCTCTCTCAGGGCTATAGGAACTTCCCGCGCAAATCCTCTTACAAGTATCTCAGAATCCGCGCAGTTCAGGGAAATGATGGGCGCCGAAGGCTGGTCGACATAATTCGAATCATCCCAGAGCTCTCAAgggac tattttagAAGCCGGTCAAGAAGAGCTCTTTTTGGTGGCATCGCGCTGTTGGGTGGCTTTTATGTTGCACAGacaatctctctctctttcgGTGCATTGGGTGTGAATGATGTTATAGCGGCAGTTGTTTGTGTCCTGCTGGCTGAGTATGTGACAAAGTTCTATTACAGCAGGCCTAAAGTTACCTTCCCTATTGCACTCCTCAACAATTTCAAGATGGGTTTCACATATGGCCTATTTATTGATGCCTTCAAACTTGCTAGCTGA